The Chiloscyllium punctatum isolate Juve2018m chromosome 31, sChiPun1.3, whole genome shotgun sequence nucleotide sequence CAGGAGCCGACTTCTCATTGGAGAAGAcccagcttttaaaaaaaaatatcttAAGAAACCACCAAACTAGCcaagacttttattgaattcaaatttcaccctctgacaatggtgggatttgaaacccTGTGCCTGAAGCAATAGACTGAGCATGTAGATTGCCAGTCTAGTGACATTAATACTATGCCAGCacaccctcctctcctccccgccaAAATTAACCAATAATAGGAAGTCCCCGAGTACCACCTGCTCTCAACCAACTCTAGAACTGCTTTACCTTTGGGGCTCTGTGGTCCAGTGGTAGTATCCCAACCTCAGAGCCAAGAGGCCTAGATTCAAGGCCCACCTACTCCAgagctgtgtaataacatctctgatcacaTTAAATAGAAAATATTCTTCTGTTTTACTCTTAAAGTGACGTGCATTGCTGTCATGGACTGTCTGATCCCAGGGCATTCTGATTGAAAGTTGATCTCAGCTGAAATaccagcggcacggtggcacagtggttagcactgctgcctcacagcgcctgagacccgggttcagttcccgcctcaggcgactgactgtgtggagtttgcacgttctccccgtgtctgcgtgggtttcctccgggtgctccggtttcctcccacagtccaaagatgtgcaggtcaggtggattggctatgctaaattgcccgtagtgttaggtaaggggtaaatataggggtatgggtgggttgcgcttcggcggggcggtgtggacttgttgggccgaagggcctgtttccacactgtaagtaatctaatctaatctaatctaatctctaccATTTGGGCGAAACaaagaaggacagtgtgtgaagGTGTGGACACAGGCTCTTCAAGCCTTTCTCGCGAGAGTCAGACTGAGAAGGTCAAAGGCTTCTTCCCTTTTAGTCTTCCACCTCACTCAATTTGAGAGGAAGATAATCTCAGAGCAAATAAAGATAACAAAAGTACTTCACTATATACCCAGAGATTATACCTTGTTAACTTGAGTGACCACAGCATCAACCACCTCGCCTTTAAATGGCCGAAACACTATGGCCTTGTACTTGACAGGGTAGAGCACAAATCCACGGCCTGGCTGAATTACCCCAGCCCCAATGTTGTCTATGGTGGTGACAGCAATGACAAATCCATACCTGCAAAAAAAAAATAGTAAATAAGCAATAGAGCAGACAAAAGCAGGTTACAATCTCACTGAAGCACAGTGTCATCACAAAATCACACTGAGATCTTAAGTTGGTCTTGATGATTCGAATCCACTGGATCACACAGCACAAGGATACGGCTATGTGGACCTTTGTGCTGGGAGCTTGCCACTTCCTTGCCCTCTCCCCAAAGTATGGGGAACATTGTCACAAATAAACATTTGAATCAGTGGATGAAGTGCCCAGCACATTGACAGAAAGTGACCAGCTCACCATCTGCCTTTGagggggagagcaagagagaaagcgAGAAATTGGTGTTGCTGTTGCTTTGGGAATATTTGGAAGAATAAACATTTATCCTTCCAAAGCTTATCTTTGCCTATTGTCACAATAAGTCAATAACATTGTGGTTTATTCAAAAGGAATCGGACTGCTGCTTTACATATTGTAAaccaatcagaaacaaaaatacaaTTGATAACATAGTTAACGGAGAAAATTATTTTATGTTGTGGCCAGGGGAGCAATATGACCAGAAAGTGATAGCACACTCCATTATCACGAGGTCACCATTATCACTAGGTCACCATCAGCCCCCAGCGTTTCAGGTAACACCAATTTATACAGCATGAGAAGAGGATGCTGACTTGAATTCTCTTTCTAAATTTGTTTTCTTGTGCCccagtcctgatgagtgcaagatgagaaGAGTCAGCCCTGTGTCTCATTTCAGCGATGATTAGGTTGCATATCAATACAGAATCTTCTGGCCATATGGAGACAGGACTTCACGCATCCCAGGAGAGGTAGCTGAGGGAGGATGGAATCCTGACAGCACATAGTGAGCATCAGAGGGGCCGCATCCTTCACCACCTGAGGTGCAAAGTCGCTTACAACCTGTACTTTTGAAGGGAAAGGCATTGGTGTAGTGTAGGAAATGTGACACGGATTGAAGGGCAAGTGTTAGACCACAGGACACCGGAAGAGTTGAAAgatccaacccaccctcccctcggCCCAACACCTCTTTGAGGAACAGCATACCTGGgttcctttatttttcaattcGTTCATGGGATGACAGCGTCACTGGCcaagcccagcatttattgcccaaccctaattaCAAAGAGagcagtgaagagtcaaccacattgctatgggtctggagtcccacgtaggccagagcaggtaaggactGCAGTTCCTTTCCCCAAAGGATAttgtgagccagatgggtttttccaacaatcagtaaTGGATTCATGGCTGTCATTAGACTCTTAGTTTCAGATATTTACTGAAgacaaattccaccaactgctgtggcaggatttgaatctgggtccccagaAAGTTActtggattaacaatccagcgataacacgaccaggccattgcctccccttacTGGGGGGGGTAAGGTTTCCATAGGAAATAGGGAAACTATGCAGGGAATGGTTGCTATAGGGGATAAGGTAATTATGGGGATATGGCAGCTAGAGGAGATAGAATTAATGTGGAGGGATGGTTCCTACAGGAAATTTCATACCTGCCGAAGTGGGTGCGAGAATCGCAAGTTTAGCATCCCTTTCACAAGGTAGCACTTCCAATGGGGCAACGCTCTATCAGTGCTGTGATGTAGAGCAAGTCAGCCTGGCATGTTTGTGCTTGCTACCCCGGAGTGGAACATGAGAACCAGAGAGTCAGAGCTGAGAGCACTACTCTCATAGCCAGAGGAGACTTGGGGAAAATGGCCAATGGAATGAACAATAAATATTATTCTTGCCCGCTATGACATCACCATAAGAATGAATGAAAGATAAAAGAAATAACTGTCAAGCAGTTTTCATTATCACTGTATCTATCATAACTCAGATTGGAGAAAACACCCCTCCCCGCTGTATTCTATCTCAGGATGTGTGCaacactggcaaggccagcaattTATTACCCCTTGGATTGAGTGGCTCAattatagaatcatggaatcccaccagtgtgaaaacaggccattcagcctattaggtccacaccgaccccacatgctatccctgtatccctgtaaccggcacatctttggactgtgggaggaaaccgaagcactctGAAGgaagccacgcagacacggggagaatgtgcaaactccacgtagacagttcacccaagggtggaatcgaacccgggttcctggctctgtgaggcagctgtgctaatcaCTCTAATTCATTGCAGAGGGAGAGTTAAAAGTACACCTCATTGAGGTGGATAAGATCTCCTTCCCTaagggatattagtgaaccagatgggtttttacaacaattgacaaagGTTTCACAGCCACCAGGAAGGAGATCAATTGCAGAGTTATTAATTGAATGCATCAGCTGTGGAATTCCAAACCTGGTCCCCAGGGCATTAGCTGAGTCTCTGGGACACTAATCCAGAGACATGACCATGATGCCACTAGGTCTTCACAATATTCAGACTCAAGGTTTTTCTATTGTAAAATGGTGTCACTCACTTTCCAGTGCAAGTTCCCTCGACCTCAGTGAACAACTTCTGTTTGACAGTGTTGAGCAGGTTAGGACCAAAATATCGAGGATGCAGCAGAATTTCATGTTCCAAAGAAATCTAAACATAGAAAAGGAAAGCACAAATTTAAAAATGCTGCTTTTTTGTCCTTAATGACTAGAATTTCAGATGGTCAAATTATTTCCCAGTTCCTCAAAAGTCCAATCAACTTTGGTCTTGAATTAATTAGAGGTAGGGAAGGAGAAGGTCTGTGATGGGGTATCAAGTAGGCAAGATTATATCATAAGGGAGTAATCTGCGTCAAATATTCTCAGAGTTCAAAAGATTGAGACAAAAGATTTCACAGTCCCCGATCGCATTGAAACAGACAAGACTTTGAAAGGGATTGGACAGGGCACAAGCTACCGCCTGGCCACTGTGTGGAGGAGCCAATTACTTAGGACTGAGGAGGAGGATGAGAAGACATTTCtacactcagagggtggtgaatcttgatcggattgaatggcagagcaggtttgatggACCAAACAACCTACCTTCACGTCGTTTTTGTGGTATCAGACAACTTGGTGTAGAGTAGGCCTTCCACCACATTAAGCCTgctaagatcatagctgatttgATTGCAATCTTGAATCCATAGTCCTGTCTCCCTCCATAAACTTTCACCTCCTtgctcatcaagaatctatctaccctTGAAATATTCAAAGACTGCCTCCACAACCTTTTGAGAAAGAAAGAGTGTGTTCTAAGATTATTAACCACCTGAGCAAAACAAAAACTTCACTGCCTGTCTTAAATGAGCAATCCCTTGTACTTAAACAGCAATGGCAAGTCCTAGAGGAGATAAGACTAGGCCAAGTGAAGAAATAGAAGATGGGTCTAGAAAAGCTGGAAACGGGCATATGGTTACAAAATTATCACCAAGGCCTCTGAAGTATCTTCCCTTTCTGTCAACCTCCACTTCACCTGGCATTACTCTGAACTGTGTCCTTCACATCCCAACACATcacttggtggtggtggtggtggtggtggtggtggtggtggtggtggtggagggggggtggggggtggggaaagtTACATAGGGAAGAGTGGGCTCACTTTGTCTGTTCAGTGACAGAGACAACGTTGTCAGCCTCGATTCAGTGTCAATGTTCACTAGCAAGCctgggggtgctgcactgttggaacaGTCTGATATCAGTAACCCTCTTATGatggaaaaaaaagaaaatgtaggaaataaccagaatgtccaacagcaacagtggagagagaaactcagttaacgtttcagatttATCACCTTGACTAAGAATTATTTAACCTCTTGGGTGAATGCAAAAGGTCACATTTAAAAGGAGTGGCATGATCTCCTGGTGTGATGCTCAATATTTATCCTGTAAACAATATGACTACAGCAGTTGTCTTATTTTTCAGTAACAATAGCACAACAGTTATCATTGGTCAAATGATCCAGACCCTGTACAATTAATTCAGATTCAGGGTCAAACCACACCTTGGCAGAGGTCAGATCTTAATTTAGTTATTCAATAAATGTGGAATAAAATTATAAACAGGGTTCAGGAACAGACCAACTCAGAAGTAGAAGACAGAACAGTACAgttcaggaacaggccctttggcccaccatgtctgtggtGACCATGACGCCATTTTacaactattttaatcccatctgcctgctcatggtctgcattcctcacttccctgcctattcatgtatctaactgactcttaaacattgctatcatatctgcttctaccatctcTCCTGGTAGTGCATTTCAGGCACccaccatctgtgtaaaaaaaacacttgctctcacatctcctttaaaccttgCCCCTtaacttaaatctatgcccctgaCACTTTACATTTTTACTCTTGAGGCCTATCCACACCTCTCAGTCTTAtctctttcagactcccaacactctagcaaaaacaatccaagtttgtccaaccacTCCTAACTAATACATTCCAACCTGGTAATCCTCTTATGCATCCTCTCTAAATCGCCACTTTCTTCCTTTAGTGTGGTAACTGTAACTGCACAAgatgctccaaatgtggcctaactttAAAGTTTTATACTGCTGCAAAGTGACTTGCTAAACTTTATATTCAATGCCCCACTaaggaaggcaagcatgccatacaccaTTTTgtaaccaccttatccacttgtattgCCACTTTCAGGAGTTATGAACTAGCAGCCAAGatcctctgtatatcaatgctcccgaaggtgatgtcatttactgaggaaccttgattatcaaatgagatgggcgggcactactTCATTCAGACAATtgtttattcatttaactgatttCCTCTAGGTCTCAGAGTTTTCTGTGATGTCTGCTCATTTCAGGACACTAGGCAGCGGCACACCCCATGTGTGCACCTGCCCCCAAACCCATTCACCCCCCAACCGCTGCCCAGccccatagggctgctctcttattagggAGAGAGGATTAGGTGGCAAGTTTAACGAGAGGACCACCAAGTGGTTGAGAAGGAAGATCCGTGaggttgcacagtggctcagtggttagcactcctgccgcACAGCACCAAGAATTCCggcaggggtggcacggtggcaagcactgctgcctcacagcaccagggactcaggctcaattctagcctcgggggactgtctgtgtggtgtttgcacattgcCCGTGTCTtcctgggtttcctcctggtgctccggtttcctcccacagtccaaagatgtgcagggtgggtgaattggacatgctaaattggagggtcggtgtggattagtTTGGCCAAaaaggactgtttccacactgtagggaatctaatctcaggcaacagtctgcatggagtttgcgcAATCTCCTTGTGTCAGTGCGGGTTTTCCTCTGGGTGGCCTGGTTTCTTCCcactcaatccaaagatgtgcgggttagggcggagtggccatgctaagttaccccacagcgtccacagatgtgcaggcttggtgggtcAGCCATGGAAAACATGGGGCTGCAAGAAACGGGAGTGCGAGTGTGATGCCTGTTTTGGAGGGTACAGTACAGACCCAgtggtcgaatggcctgcttccacactgtagggattctgtgatcctccacagtaacctcagccagtatgGGGCGTCATTGTGCACGTcgaaaccagccgtccagccaactgaactaacccgCACTGCTTTTCAGACAGATTTTCAGCTGCGGCAAGACTGCCTTGTTAtttggggaggaggaggaggaggacaccTTCCGCCCACGCCCCCTGCTTCCCATTTGCCGAAACAGCGATCAATCATTCAGGCGCTTCACCTCCATAGGTCAGAGTGGGTATCAATCAATGACCTCATCACGCGACTTGATCACGCCCACCCCACGTCGTCATCACGCCGCGTCGTTACGCGGCCGcccatccccccccctccccgtcacCGCTGGGTTTTTAACCACTCTGCCCTCCCGAGACGGGCCAAAACGAACCACTCACATGATAAAACATCGTCGGCACAACTGAAGAGCACTTTTAAAAAATCTGGAGGAGAAGAGAATTTCTCTCTGTCAGAAAAGAGTCGAACCTCCGGCCGCCGTTCCACGGCACCGAGCGGCGATTTGAAGCGAAAATGGAGCGGGGAAGGCTGAGGGATGGTTGCGATCACGTGCTCAACCGACGCTGGGACGTCACGCGCGCAATTACGTCACGTTCCCGCCCGCGCTCCAAGCCACGTGACCCTCTTCCAGCACCTTCCGGGCGTCGCCCGCCGCCAGCTTGGCGGCGCCATCTTTCTCCCTCAGTGAGAGTGGCAGCGCTGAGACCTTTACCCTTTTTCCGAAGACGTACATCGCCGGCTCCCGTCAGGATAACGGCTTCTCGCCCTCCTTCACCTCCACCGTCCACATGCAGACGGAACGTAAGAACtcggagtaggctattcagtgcTACagtggattccctacagtgtggtaaacaggcccttcagcccaacatgtccacaccgaccctccgaagagtaacccagccagacccatttccatctgacCCGGACGGGCCAACCACCCcctggctcaacacttcaacttccccccccccccccccaccaaggacatgcaggtccttggactcctccatcgccagaccatagcaacacgacggttggaggaagagcgcctcatcttccattgaggaaccctccaaccacaagggatgaactcagatttctccagtttcctcatttcccctccccccccccccccccgaccttgtctcagtcccaaccctcgaactcagcaccaccttcctaacctgcaatcttcttcctgacctctccgccccccacccccactcccgcctatcaccctcaccttgacctccttccgcctatcgcatttccaacgcccctcctccctaccttttatcttagcctgctggacacactttcctcattcctgaagaagggctcgtgcccgaaacgtcgatttcccctgctcctcggatgctgcctgacctgctgcgcttttccagcaacacattttcagctctgatgtccagcatctgcagtcctcactttttccctctgactgatgcacctaacactgtgggcaatttagcatggccaatatcttgcatcagtatttactgtggaaaacgatatgaaagatatagactgtagtgaaatagatgatgatatcttgcaaaatgtccagattacagaggaggaagtgctggatgtcttgaaacggttaaaggtggataaatccccatgatctgatcaggtgtacctgagaactctgtgggaagctagagaagtgattgctgggcctcttgctgagatatttgtatcatcgatagtcacacgtgaggtgccgaaagacaggaggttggcaaacgtggtgccactgtttaagaagggtgttaaagacaagccagggaactatagaccggtgagcctgacctcagtggtgggcaagttgttggagggaatcctgagggacaggatctacatgtacttggaaaggcaaggactgattcaggatagtcaacatggctttgtgtgtgggaaatcatgtctcacaaacttgattgagttttttgaagaagtaacaaagaggattgatgaggacagagcattagatgtgatctatatggacttcagtagggcgtttgacaaggttccccacgggagactgattagtaaggttagatctcatggaatacaaggaga carries:
- the polr2g gene encoding DNA-directed RNA polymerase II subunit RPB7, whose translation is MFYHISLEHEILLHPRYFGPNLLNTVKQKLFTEVEGTCTGKYGFVIAVTTIDNIGAGVIQPGRGFVLYPVKYKAIVFRPFKGEVVDAVVTQVNKVGLFTEIGPMSCFISRHSIPSEMEFDPNSNPPCYKTSDEDIVIQQDDEIRLKVVGTRVDKNDIFAIGSLMDDYLGLVS